From a single Nicotiana tomentosiformis chromosome 2, ASM39032v3, whole genome shotgun sequence genomic region:
- the LOC138904620 gene encoding uncharacterized protein, whose amino-acid sequence MAGMIKLNTYESFIRENRNAGIEGVVRDSDGEFLMAFSFPVHYSSNNQAEAMAANFGTKWCTQHGLSTIHIELDSMVIANMLLNRGTNNLKLNNIIMDTTHALRDVTVQISHCLREANQVAEFLGKLASSSGTDTFYHFLQQMPREAKGLFQLNRWQLPSMGRRYDKCIFFVS is encoded by the coding sequence ATGGCGGGGATGATCAAACTCAATACATATGAAAGCTTTATTAGAGAAAATAGAAATGCTGGCATCGAAGGTGTTGTCAGGGACAGTGATGGAGAATTCCTGATGGCATTTTCTTTCCCTGTGCACTATAGCAGTAACAATCAAGCTGAAGCAATGGCGGCCAACTTTGGCACTAAATGGTGCACTCAACATGGGTTAAGCACGATTCATATTGAATTGGATTCCATGGTTATTGCCAATATGCTGCTCAATAGGGGAACCAACAACCTTAAATTAAATAACATTATAATGGATACTACTCATGCTCTCAGAGACGTTACTGTACAGATTTCTCATTGCTTGAGAGAAGCAAATCAAGTGGCGGAATTCCTTGGTAAGTTAGCATCTTCTAGTGGAACTGACACCTTCTATCACTTTCTCCAACAGATGCCAAGAGAGGCTAAGGGGCTATTTCAACTAAATAGATGGCAACTTCCTTCAATGGGAAGAAGATATGATAAATGCATTTTTTTTGTAAGCTGA
- the LOC104118104 gene encoding geranylgeranyl pyrophosphate synthase, chloroplastic-like, whose amino-acid sequence MSLSTAITTWGNTHFALGNNGRSRFSSHGFLLPNLKIKFYTNNPSPLSISALLTTKQQTDESKNKKKQAMEFNEYVLEKANSVNKALESSVLIKDPVKIHESMRYSLLAGGKRIRPMLCIASCELVGGDESTAMPAACAVEMIHTMSLIHDDLPCMDNDDLRRGKPTNHKIYGEDVAVLAGDALLALAFEHIATQTKGVPSHRIVRVIGELAKCIGAEGLVAGQVVDIISEGISDVDLKHLEFIHLHKTAALLEGSVVLGAILGGADAEEVEKLRKFARCIGLLFQVVDDILDVTKSSQQLGKTAGKDLVADKVTYPKLIGIDKSRDFAEELNKEAQAQLAGFDQEKAAPLIALANYIAYREN is encoded by the coding sequence ATGAGTCTTTCTACAGCAATTACAACATGGGGCAACACCCATTTTGCCCTTGGAAATAACGGCAGATCCAGATTTTCCTCTCATGGATTCTTGCTTCCTAATCTGAAGATCAAATTCTATACCAACAACCCTTCTCCTCTTTCTATCTCAGCTCTTCTTACAACAAAACAACAAACTGATGAAAGCaagaacaagaaaaaacaagcAATGGAGTTCAATGAATACGTTCTTGAAAAAGCTAATTCTGTGAACAAGGCTTTGGAATCTTCAGTCTTGATTAAAGACCCAGTCAAGATTCATGAATCCATGAGATATTCTCTTCTTGCCGGTGGGAAAAGAATCCGACCCATGTTGTGTATAGCCTCTTGTGAACTTGTTGGTGGAGATGAGTCCACAGCTATGCCTGCAGCTTGTGCTGTTGAGATGATTCACACCATGTCTTTGATACATGATGATCTTCCTTGTATGGATAATGATGATCTTAGAAGAGGGAAACCTACAAATCACAAGATTTATGGCGAGGACGTTGCTGTTTTAGCAGGGGATGCACTTCTTGCATTAGCTTTTGAGCACATTGCTACTCAAACAAAAGGGGTTCCTTCACATAGGATTGTAAGGGTAATTGGTGAGTTAGCTAAATGTATTGGTGCTGAGGGGCTTGTAGCTGGGCAAGTTGTAGATATAATTTCTGAGGGGATTTCTGATGTTGATTTGAAGCATTTAGAGTTCATTCATTTGCACAAGACTGCAGCTTTATTAGAAGGGTCAGTGGTGTTAGGGGCTATATTAGGAGGGGCAGATGCTGAAGAAGTGGAGAAGTTAAGGAAGTTTGCAAGGTGTATTGGGTTGTTATTTCAAGTTGTGGATGATATTCTTGATGTTACGAAGTCTTCTCAACAATTGGGGAAGACAGCAGGGAAAGACTTAGTTGCTGATAAGGTAACTTATCCCAAACTGATTGGTATTGACAAGTCTAGGGACTTTGCTGAGGAGTTAAACAAAGAAGCTCAAGCTCAGCTTGCTGGATTTGATCAAGAGAAAGCAGCTCCATTGATTGCTCTTGCAAATTATATTGCTTATAGAGAAAACTGA